In Mixophyes fleayi isolate aMixFle1 chromosome 11, aMixFle1.hap1, whole genome shotgun sequence, one DNA window encodes the following:
- the LOC142107709 gene encoding phospholipase A2 inhibitor and Ly6/PLAUR domain-containing protein-like: MESYLLLSTIILSSLIDTSVSLSCIQCLALGEEPCTKPSVQCPPESDVCVSMLQVSSIVAIEMKTFTRFCGDRSMCSGSGSYSTPISKIKVVSSCCYTNNCSPTTLILPTDKTESNGVSCKGCPTKDKKPCPSEDIMECTGDENKCISVSVSGQSPDQSVRGCGTPGLCNKSYNTTEGARNVQTQILCSENGSVDQQQSKFLFLIPASFLFTLLW; the protein is encoded by the exons ATGGAATCCTATCTTCTTCTATCCACCATCATCCTGTCATCACTGATAGATACAA gtgtttctctgtcaTGCATTCAATGTCTAGCATTGGGGGAGGAACCCTGCACAAAACCTTCAGTGCAATGCCCCCCTGAATCTGATGTCTGCGTTTCAATGTTACAGGTTAGCTCAATAG TTGCAATTGAAATGAAAACTTTTACAAGATTTTGTGGAGACAGAAGCATGTGTTCTGGATCTGGAAGTTACAGCACACCCATCAGTAAAATCAAAGTTGTCAGCAGCTGTTGTTACACTAACAACTGCTCTCCAACCACTCTCATTT tgccgactgacaaAACTGAAAGCAATGGAGTTTCCTGCAAAGGGTGCCCTACCAAAGATAAAAAACCATGTCCTTCAGAGGACATCATGGAATGCACTGGAGATGAAAACAAATGTATCTCAGTGAGCGTATCGG GCCAATCTCCTGACCAGTCTGTGAGAGGTTGTGGCACACCAGGGTTGTGCAATAAATCTTACAACACAACAGAGGGTGCTAGGAATGTTCAAACCCAGATATTGTGCTCAGAAAATGGGAGTGTTGATCAACAGCAAAGCAAGTTCCTCTTCCTTATTCCTGCCAGTTTCCTTTTCACATTGCTCTGGTAA